A portion of the Paenibacillus marchantiae genome contains these proteins:
- a CDS encoding glucose-1-phosphate adenylyltransferase, with amino-acid sequence MFNKDCIAMLLAGGEGKRLAPLTSSIAKPAVPFGGHYRIIDFPLSNCVNSGIDTVGVLTQYQADSLHDHIGGGEPWGHGTSSEAGISLLPSYHTGNDEYLGTADAIYKNIDYIDQQNPENVLILSGDHIYHMNYREMLEAHTANQAVATISVMEVPWEEAHRFGIMAADENLRVTEFAEKPAEPKSNLASMGIYMFKWEYLKRHLLEDAANPESSHDFGKDVIPQMLNENTPLFVYNFNGYWKDVGTVKSLWDAHMDLLHNDEDWSLQKEDWPMFTRDWRTKPSAYKARHTRAELLHSMIHESCSIDGRAERSVIFCGAEVGKGSEVKDSVIMPNARIGRGVHIERAIIGEGAIIKDGAIVKGTADEIVVVGPNEIVSAKPAVRTQPVRMLKDVYEKSGRLRAGELSS; translated from the coding sequence ATGTTTAATAAAGATTGCATCGCTATGCTGTTGGCGGGAGGAGAAGGGAAGCGATTAGCCCCTTTAACCTCAAGTATCGCAAAACCCGCTGTACCGTTTGGCGGGCACTACCGGATTATCGATTTTCCTCTCAGCAACTGCGTAAACTCAGGCATCGACACTGTAGGTGTTCTGACGCAGTATCAAGCTGATTCATTACATGATCACATTGGTGGAGGAGAACCTTGGGGACATGGTACTTCAAGTGAGGCAGGAATTTCCTTACTTCCATCTTATCATACAGGAAATGACGAATACTTGGGAACCGCGGATGCTATTTATAAAAATATTGACTATATTGACCAACAAAACCCCGAAAATGTTCTAATTTTGTCGGGTGACCATATCTATCATATGAATTATCGTGAAATGCTGGAAGCTCATACAGCGAATCAAGCGGTAGCGACGATCTCCGTTATGGAGGTTCCGTGGGAGGAAGCCCATCGCTTCGGCATTATGGCAGCGGATGAGAATCTGAGAGTTACCGAGTTTGCTGAGAAACCGGCCGAACCGAAAAGTAATTTGGCTTCCATGGGCATTTACATGTTCAAATGGGAATATCTGAAGCGCCACTTGCTCGAAGATGCCGCTAATCCGGAATCCAGCCATGACTTCGGTAAAGATGTGATTCCTCAAATGTTGAATGAGAATACCCCTCTCTTCGTATATAACTTCAATGGTTATTGGAAAGACGTGGGTACCGTGAAGAGTTTATGGGATGCGCACATGGATCTGCTTCATAACGATGAAGACTGGAGCCTGCAAAAAGAAGACTGGCCGATGTTTACTCGTGACTGGAGAACTAAACCAAGTGCATACAAAGCACGTCATACACGTGCTGAGCTCCTACACTCCATGATCCATGAATCCTGCTCCATTGATGGCCGGGCTGAACGTTCTGTTATTTTCTGCGGAGCCGAAGTTGGTAAAGGTTCTGAAGTTAAAGACAGCGTGATTATGCCAAATGCACGGATAGGTCGCGGTGTTCACATCGAACGCGCCATCATTGGCGAAGGTGCCATTATTAAAGACGGTGCCATTGTCAAAGGTACGGCGGATGAAATCGTGGTTGTCGGACCGAATGAGATTGTCTCCGCCAAACCGGCTGTACGCACACAACCTGTACGCATGCTGAAAGATGTTTATGAAAAAAGTGGGCGTCTGCGCGCTGGTGAACTTTCTTCATAA